The genomic region GCCTGAAAGGGAACGATCGTATTGTTGGTCGTGGAAATGAGGATTTGGACACCCCATTTGTCGGTGTTGGGAGAGTCTCGCCAGAGATCCTTTCCGAGTCCGCACCCGGGACCGAGATCCGAGATCCCCTTGGCCTGTGCCGTATCGATCATGCCGGACAGTTCCGCCGTCACAAAGAAGGCGATCAAGAGCACCCATATCTTGCGGGACATACTCCCTCCTTCACATCAGAATTGTTGATCGATTCCCCTACCTCTCCGCGGCAAAGCGTACTCCACAAGCGCGGCGCGACGCCGCACTTTCTTATTCCCTCGTCGCGGATGCGGCCAGCATGCGTCGCTGCGACAGGTCGTGACGGACGGCCACCAACCGTTCCAGGAGAAGAGCCGGCTCCCCATGCGCCGCGAAAAAAGCCTCGCGTTGGACGAGAGAGAAAAAAATCGATTCTTCCTCCTGAGTGACTCCCAACAGGGCGGCCAGCGAGGCAAGGTGCTCGCCGCCTCCTCGAGCCATATCGTCCATGACATTCGCATAGTTGATGTCGATGAAGAGGCCGGCCTTCTGGCTGTCCCAAATGGTGCCGTCATTGCTGCAGCCCGACGTGCCGGACGTAATCGCGAAGGTGTAGCTACCGGTGACATTCGTGGATGCCATGAACAGCTGGGGCGCGATCTGCTTCTTGCCTTTCCAATCTTCCCACAATTGCCTTCCCAACCCGCATCCGGGTCCTGTGTCGGGATTGGTGGTAGCGGAATAGGCGATGGTCGCCGGCCAAAAGCTTGCACTGAGAAGAAATGCGATTGTGCCTTTGAACAGAGGGGTCACGCTTGCCTCCTTTTGCTTCGACTCTACCCGCGCGCTCGGATCGAACGGCCATGTGATTGGACGACGTGATTCGACCGGAGGCCCCCTGCCCCTCGTCCCTCGGCGGAGGGCGGGCGTTCCGCCCGACCGGCCAACGGGACGTGCACGACCTCTCGACCGTCGTTTCGGATCGTCAGCAGGCCGAGGGACCGCGGCAAACTGAATCGTCTCGGACCTGCCGACCCCGGATTGAACAACAGCAGGCGCCCGATCCATTCAATGCACGGCTTGTGCGTGTGGCCGAAGATGCAGATATCCGGCTCCACACGATCCAGAAAACGCCGCGCGTCCCGCCGTATCTTCCCGCCCTCATAGATGACGTGCCGCACGGCGATCCGGTATCCGGCAAGGTCGATCACTGTTTCCGCAGGAAATTTTCCGGCTTGTCCCCTGTCCACGTTTCCGGACACTGCGACGACCGGCGCGATCCGCTGCAGTTCATCGATCACGGCTATGTCCCCGATGTCGCCCGCATGGATGATGCGATCGACTCCCTGAAAATGCCTTCGAAGAGCCGGGTCGAAGAGGCCGTGCGTGTCGGCTATGATCCCCACGTGAACGTCCATGAGGCTCCTTACCGTGAGACGCTCAGTGAACCCTGCACCTGTTTCCAATCGAAAGTAAAGGGTTCGACGGTCTGCTTCGGCAGAGTCGCCATCTCCGCCTTCAGCCGCTCGACGCGCGCGGCACTCATCGGATGCGTCGACAGCATTTCGATCGGATCGCCCTGCTGTTCGGCCATGCGCTCAAAGAATCGCACGAGCCCGTTCGAATCGATCTTGGCCTTCCGGAGCAGTCGCAGGCCGGTCACGTCGGCTTCGGTCTCCTGCGCGCGGCCGAACTTGAGCGTGAGGAGTTCTCCGCTGATCTGTCTCGTCAAACCGATCAGGCCCTGCTGGTCGCCCAGCAGGATCGACAGCACCGCCGTCAATCCGATCTGCTTCACAACCCGCTCCAACCCGTGACGCTGGAGGACGTGATTGAATTCATGACTGAGGACACCGGCGACCTCCTCTCCGCTCTCCGCTTTCTGAAGGAGGCCCGTGAATACCACCACATAACCACCCGGGAGCGCGAACGCGTTGACGACATCGCTCCTGACGACGGTCACTTCGAAACGGTACGGGTCGTCGGATATCTGATCCGTCAAGCGGCGGGTCATTTCCCTGACTGCGTCGACGGCCGGTCCCTCCTTCACCACCGTCTGGCGTCCGAGAAAATCTTGATATGCGGCCTCGCCAAGTTTCTGCTCCCATTCCACCGGGATACGGGCGACCGCCAGATTCACGGCGAGATCCGAACCGAACCATACAGCCGTTCCAAGAGATACCGCCAGCACACTCGCGGCGAACCAGGAGATCCGCCGCCTATGTCGTTTCCGCCGAACCGCGGTAGCCGTCGCTTCCAGATTTTCGGTCACAGCAGTCGGCGCGGCGGCTCGAAGAGCGTGAATGACGGCAGGGTCGTTCAGATACAACACGCGCGCATCCGCCTCGGATCCGTACCGGATAATGAGTTGATCGTGATTGAGCCCGCCCGCCGAGAGGGACAGCCTGTCGAACGGCACCGTGTCCGCATCGTCCTGCGCATCGGTTGATCGGTCTTCGAACCGGACTGCAATGCCGATGGAAATCACCTCGACGCGGCACGGCAAACCCGTGGCGGGATAGTCGGATCCGAAGCAGAGGGCATTGGGATTCATGACGGGTGTCCGGGTCAGGAGGCGAAGACGAATCGATCCTCCTACTCGGAAACGGGGATAAACTGCCTGAGCCAATGGCCGAACCCCCCGGGATTTCGGCTTTGGATGTAAACGACGCCGGGTCCCTGGAATCGGCAGACAAACCCTTCTCCCGACGTGAAACTCGCGACCCACCCGGCGGCAGCCCGTTCGACATGGTAGGAAGTCGTCGCGGACCAAGCGACCAAATGGCTGTTATCGACGATGTATTCCTGATCGGGCTTCAGCTCGATTCGATGAATCGCGCCAAAGCTGTTCAACACCAAGGTCCCCTTGCCGCTGAGTTTGAGGATAAAGAACCCCTCACCGCCAAGCAGGCCGCGGCTGAGGCTTTGCATCTGGCTGTCGATCTTCACCGTTTCGGCGCCGGCGAGAAATCCGTCTTTCTGCACGATATATTCATTGAGCCCGTCGAGCTCGATCACCACGATGTCCCCGGGCACCGTCGGCGCCAGCAGGACTTCGCCCGCGCCTCGGGTGGCTCGCAGCGTCTGAAAAAAGAATTTCTCTCCCGTCAGAAACTTGCGCGACAGGGCCCCCAGGAATCCTCCCTCCATCTTGCTTTCGACGTCGATCGTCGGAGAGGACGCCACCATCGCGCCTGATTCGGCCTTGATGGTTTCACCCGCCGACAATTCGACGCGGACCATCGGAAATGCCCCCGGATAGAGAATCTCGCTTTTCATGTCTTGCGCCTCTTTGTATTCCCGTAACCTTGTTCCGCTAACCCGCCACCCAGCCGTACAGTCTGTGACTGGGCAACGGGCCTTCCTCAAGATAACTCATTCTCATTCGTCCCAGATAATCGCGAGGGACGTCCAGCCGAGTGGCCGTCACGTCGACGTCGAACACCCGTGCCGCATTCAATCCGAAGATCTTGGCTTTCACGTCACGGGTCAACGGCTGATAGCGATACCGCTCGATGAATTCGTCGGGCATCTGAAATCGCCGGAACGCTTCGATCTGCCACTGGGGCGATCCGGACCAAATTGAATCCGTTCCCCACAGGACATGATCGACCCCGAACGCCTCGACGATTTGTCCGATGAGATGAGCGCATGTTCCGGGATGAGCCGTCACCAACTGCGCGAACGTCGAACCAAGTTCCATGTAAATATTGGTCAGTCCCGGCTCATGCTTCTTCATACTGCAAAATTCCGTCGTCCATGGAATCTCACCCGACCGGGCAAAGACGTCGTCGATCCCGGCCACGGTTTTGAAACCGGAGTGATAGACCAAAAACGTGATGTCGGGAAAATCTTTGGCCGCCTTGATGAGATCCTTCGGATGGTTGTAGTCCGGCACGGGACCCAGCGGGAGGCCTTTGTGGACGCAGACCCGTTTGACGTTCAGCTTTCTCGCCTGTTCGAGCATCGGATATGCGACCGCCTCGTCGTCCATCCACCATCCACGTTCGAATCCCTTCGGGCAGGCTCCGGTGTAGCATTTCCAGGCTTCGACTCCCAACGTTTCGGCCTGCATGGCCATGAAGTCGAGGTCGGCCGAGCCCAACTGCGGAGTCGCCAGTCCGTGGGCGAGCATTCGGCGCGAGCCGGCCAGCCGGTTGATTTCGTCGCGGATGTGCGCCATTTCCCTCGGAGGAACGACCGCGGCCTGGGGATAGGGACCGGGGGGCGTGCTGATCAAGCCGATCGACGTCTCACTGTCGAGAAACACTTCCTTCACGAAGTTTCGCCATGACAGATCGTCAATTGTTCCGCGGTCTCCGGTCAAGGCGGGATTGACGCCGGTCTCGCGAACTCGCCGTCTCAGTGCGATCAATGCCTGCTTTGATACCGCGCCCTTCCGTTGACTCTCTGCATCGCTCGGATCGTACTCCGAGCTGACATAGTGATTCTGCACGTCGAAGATAAAATATGGATCGCCCCGTTGCTCGGCAAAAGCCGACGGCTCGAACAGCTCCACAGGTCCGATTCCGAAAAATCGGCCGAACACTCCGTTCATCGCCAACAGCACGGCGGCGAGGCCGCCCGTACCTCGAAGAAACTCGCGCCTGGAGACGCCGAGACGCTGGGCTGCCCGGTCAGCCAGGCGCTGGGCCCGGTATTCGACATGGCGTTGGTGGAGAGTCTGAGGAACGGGAAGGAATTCTCCGTTGGATACGTTGCGTGTGGGAATCGGCGTCTCAGACAACGATCCCTTGATGACTGGGCCCGATGTTCCGGTGCGCTGCGGCGGCATCGTGTTCCTCGTAAGGCGAGTGGACTGTCAGATTTTGTGGAATACCGAGCAGGGTGTCAAGCCGACTTGCGCTGAAGAATGATAGGCGATGTTACCGGGAAGCCCGTTTGGACTCGCCCGCGGGTTGCAGAGATGAAATGGCAACGACCACGTCCTGCGCGGGATCCCCCCCCTGATCCCTTCCGTCTCGACCCACACTGTACAAGAGCCGCCTCTCTTGATTGACCAGCATGGGGAATCCGGTAAACGGGTCATAATACGCCTGTCCGGCCTTGGCAAGACGCGTCATGACGTCTCCTTCCTGAGGCCCCCGGCGAACCCAGACTTGGAGGCTGGCCAGCCGCAATTGCGCATCGGTTTCCACCATACGGCCGACGTACGGTTCCCAGGAGGGCAATGGGTCGATTCCGACGATGTGCTCGAGGGGGTTGGCCCAGTAATCAACGATGCTCGTGGCGGAAGTTCTGACAAACTGCGAACGCTTGGGAAGATTCACGTACCGTCCCTCGGCAACGGCTTTATTGGCAGCTTCATAGTAGTCCGCATAGGCGTTCGCGCGCCGCTGCACCGGCAGAGGCATGGCAGCCGCCATCGACAGGTAGAGCGGATGGTCCTCCTGGGCATACTGCTCCAGGTCGGCCGGAACGCGTCCTGTGGCCCACACAAACTGGCTTTGCATCGGCCATCGAACGGACAATTCCAGTTGATCGAGCGGGCGCACGATCTTCGACAGGCGGTTGATCACCGTCGCATCCGCCTCGGGACGGGTCAAGACCGACGAGGCCAGCCTCACGTCATCCTGCACCGCCCCGACGGCCAACATCTTCATCATGAGCGTCTTGGATTGCCCCAATACCGTTCGCCATGACTCCATGTCTTTCTCCAGTCTCGTCACCCCCGATCCGACATCCTGATTGAAGCCCTCCATGAGATACAATCGGTGGGTCAGAAGAATGTGCGCACAGTTGGGACTGAGGATCTGCCCGAATCCCCAATCGTCAAAGGGCATCCCCATGAATTGTTGATATCGAGAGAGTGCCGTGGCCTCTTTGGCCAGAAGCGATCGGAATACATCCGACCCTGCCTTCGCTTGAGCGACCGGATTGGCGCTCTTGAACCAGCCGCCGACGACACTTGACGGCGAGGAGCCACCGGAAGCCGAGGGCGTGACATCCTGCTCCGACGCACAGACTTGGGATTGGAAGACATCTTGTTCGCCCGGCTTACGCTCATATCCGGCTTTCAGCGGATCACCGTCTGATGGAGTATCGAATCCCAGGAGCAGAAGAAACCCGTTATTCTTGGGGTCGGTGATCGTCCGCTGCGGACCCGCCGTGAGCGCCTGATAGCGCGGCGTTGGGGCCTCTTCCATCGCGATCCATGAGACGGCGAGCAGTCCCACGCCGAGCGCAAGGACGACTACACCGAATATCCCGAGGCTGAGGCACAACACGGCGAAAGCTCTGGTCGTCGAAAAGCTGGAACCGATGAGGGATACCACGGTGAACCGAAGTCGGCTCAAGCGGGCGGACCAACGCGGCCCGGATCTCGGTGGAGTTGTCCGTTCCATCGTGTGGATGGGCTGGCTTTGACCGGTGCTTCCGAAGAGCGCATCAACAGCGGCCGCAACCGGTGAGCGGCCCGGTTCTTCAACGGAGGGGACCGATTCGGACCGAAGCAGCGGGGTCACTGGTGTCTGGTCCACTGACGGCTCAAGGACGATCGCGTCACTGGCTTGCGCCCACTCCGGTCTCATGTCTTGGGGCGGCGGGACTACTTCTTCCACGACAGGTGCCGGAAGGACGGCGGCCACGGCTTCATCCGATCCAGGGGCTTCCCATCCCCGCGATAACTCGGAAACCGGTTCGATGAGTGATTCCGCCTCCGCCGCGGCTCGCGGAGGTTCGGTCACAACGGCCGGCGGAGCTTCCCATTTCTTCTTTTCGATGGTCGGACGATGATGTTGGACCGCGACCTCTCCGGTGCTCCATCGGGGGTCCATGTCGCTTGAGGGCATCATGGACTCGCTCGTCACATCCGTGATGGGAGCATCCGGCGCCGTGCTATTGAGGAGCGCGTCCGGAACAGGAGCCGGATCGGAAGCATCAGGACTTGTTTCATTGCCGGAGGCAAGTCGGAATTCCGGGGGAGTCATTGACGGAGCGGCATCGGATTGGGCCGGGTCCAACGGAACACGACTCATATCTTGCGCCTCTACGATCGGATCGCCGATTGCCGCAGAGGATGCAAGGGAGTCCGTATCCATCGAACTTAGAGTCCGAAGTTCCTCGACCGGACGAGATTCGTCACGCTCCGGACTCGACGGGAAGCTCGTCGACGGGGTCTCAAGGGGCTCCGGATCCGTGCTCGGCCAAAGTGCATCGCTCGACGGCGGCAAGGGATGAGGTGCCGGTTCGATCGAAAACTCCGGCGGTGGCTCGGGCACGGAAAGTTCGACTGCATGGCCACCGGCATGCGACGCTGGCGGCTCCTCGGAACTCTCCGACGATTCGCGCTGCTGCAACAGTGGCAGACTGTCCGGCATGGAGGGCGACGTCAATTCGGATTCTTTCGCCATATCCGGAGTGCTGGGCGCCGTCGTGCCGGCTGCAATCTTCCAGGCGGAATCGAAGATGGCATTCCAGGAAAAAGACAGGGGGGACGATGGCGTCGGAGTGGGCGAAGATTCAGTTTTGGATTCGGCTGGTTGAACGGTCGTCTCGGCTGCTGCCAAGTCTCGTTGCTCGATGGGATCACGATACTCATCAGAAGGAGGAAGCAAAACCGATGACGATTCGATGGGTACGGCCGGCGGCAAGGCCGGTTCGGATTCTGGAAGCACCGGCTCGTCGAACGATGACTCCGTCACGACCAGCTCGTCGGCAACAGGGGGAGGTTCCGGCTCGACAATTTGAAGACCCGCATCCGCCACGTGCTCCCAAGGCATCCGTGACAGCAACGTCTCAGGCTCGGGCATGGACGCATCGATCGAAGCCGCCGAATCTGTGAGATCGTAAACGGACTCCGGAGCGGAGAGGCTTGCCTGGGCAAATCCATGATCCGACTCATCGAGAGGTGCCATCGGGAGCGATGACGCTTCAGGCAGCCGGTCCGACGTCGTCAGTGATTCGTCGACGACTGCCTCATCCGCGGCGAGGTCGTCCATTGGCGTCACGCTCCAGCCGGAAGCGATGTCCGGGGTCTGAATTGGAACCGCGACTGGTGCAGGCGGCGATAATTCGCTCTCGGCGATGTGCTCACCCACATCAGCCACGCGAGGCTCAGGGATTGAGGCAGCCGGATGATCGTCGAGAACCGGAGGATCAAACGGCGATCCTGCGGCTGAAGAAGCCGGCGCGACAGGCTCCTCCAGGTGTTCCCACGGCATGACTTCCACTGAAGAATCCGTTCTATCCGAGAAGGTCGCCGTCTCGACCCGCGAGATCTCTTCTCCGCCGCGCGGCGGCTCGACTTCACGAGGCTGCCGTCGAAATTCGCCGGTCTGGATGTCAAATGAGGAGGCGAACTGAAACGCCACGAGGCTGGCCGGGGCCAGCTCCCTGATTCTTCCATAGAGCTGTGAGGGTTTCTGGGGGTGGTCAGGATCGGGATCTTCCAAGAGAATTTCGACTGCTTTGCCCAGTTCGGCCACGGCCGCCATGGCATCCCCTTTCTCCTCGTACACGTGCGCGAGGAGTTCAAGAAAGGGTATGCATCGAGGACCCGCGGCGAGATATTCCCTTAGAAGCGATTCCGCCAACCAGTAATCCTGTCGGCCGATCGCCTCGTTCGCCAAGGATTCGAACGCTTCTCTCGCCGTCACCAGGCTGCCCAGTCGGAGGTGCAACGTGGCAAAGAGTCGGCGCGCCTCCATATTCTGAGGATCGAGCGCCAGCAGTTCCTTGAGCGAGGCGGACGACCGGCCGTACTTGCCGGCGTTCATGTGGGTGATGGCTTCTTCGAGGAGAGCGCTTTTCTTGCTATACCCGACGACGCCCTTGATCCCCTTAGCCGCGGGTTTCTTATCGGTTTTGTGTGACGTTCGTTTGTCGGTCCGCACGTTTCAACCTTAGCAGATGATGGCTTGCGCGCAGCGGTTCTTGCGTGTGATCGGGCCGCCGCTCGATCACGCAATGGGAACATGCCCGTTGGGAGTGTGGAACCGGATTGGCTTGTGCAATCCTGATGCCATTGTGGTGCGAATATCAGCAAGGATGTGCCTTTAATTCCAGTCAGTTAGGCTGGTCATGTTCTCGCGGTTTCTCATTTTTCTTCCAAAAATGCACATCTCAGTCGAGAATGACCGAGAATCGTTAGACCCTTAGCCATGCAGGTGGCACCCTTCGCACCACGCGGTACTCGTGAACAGTTCTGCCAAAGACGCACCGTTGATGGTTGTGTCACACGGATACATATGGTAGCGTCATACGATTAACCGCTTCCTGAGTGCCATGCTTGAACTGGGTCAATTGCGAGAAACCTATGCGATTCCGCGTTTTTTCATGGTTTACGGTCTTGCGAGGAGCCATCGCTCTCGCGCCGTTGTTCACGTGCGACACCTTCCTGCCACCTACCGCTAGCGCAGAGACCGCGCCATCTTCCTCCGGCCGAGTCAGTCTGGATTTCAACGAAGTCGAATTACCCGTGTTCGTACGGTTTATCAGCGAACTCACGGGAAAGAATTTCGTTCTCGACGATAACGTCAAGAAGGCGGGCGGTAAAATCACCGTCTTCTCTCCGACCAAGGTGAACCAGGAACAAGCGTACAACCTCTTTGTTTCCGCCTTGGAGGTCAGCCGGCTGGCTGTCGTTCCAAAAGGCTCCGTCTATCAGATTGTCCCGATGGGAGAATTGCCGCCCGAGCGAGGCGTCTTCGTCTACAGGCTGAAGCATGCCAATGCGACGGACCTGGCCGCTGTGTTGACCAACCTGGTAGCCCGATCTCAAACGGTAGCTCAAATCGCGCCGGGCACCAGACCGCCCATCAGACCGTTGACGGAATTTGAGGCGCCGGTCCAGGTCTTCGCGGACAAGGCGACCAATGCGATCATCATCAGTTCGACCAAGGCTGCTTACAGCAAGCTTCAATCGGTTATCCGTGACTTGGACAGCCGGCGCAAACAAGTCTTTGTGGAAGCCGTGATCCTTGAGGTCCAGGTCGACCGTCTCAAACAGATCGGAACCGATCCTGTTCAATTGATCGGCGTGGGAAAAAGCGGAAACGTTCAAGGCATCGTCGGAGTCAACACGGCTCCGGAGAACCTCTCCTCGATCGCGCAAACCATTCTAGGCTTGGGCGCAGACGCATCGACCGGGGGAGCGGTGTCGGTATTGAACTCCATCAACGTTCGGGCGTTTCTGCAGGTGCTCATGAACCTCACCGACACGAACATCCTGTCCACGCCGCAGGTGCTGGCCGCGGATAATCAGAAGGCCAAGATTGTTGTCGGAGAAAATCGGCCTTTTCCCACAGGGCAGGCACAAGGCATCACGGGCGGCACCCTCGTCACGATCGAACGCAAAGACGTCGGCGTCACGCTGGAGTTGACCCCACAAGTGCTGGAAGACGACATGATCCGCCTGGAGATCAAGCAGGAGATCACGGCCATCGCGGAAAACGTGGCCCAGACGATCGGAAGCGGCACCTCGAGCGTACCCGTCGGACCCACCACCACCAAGCGCTCCATGGAAACGACGACGGTGGCCAAAGATCAACAGACCCTGGTCGTCGGAGGACT from Nitrospira japonica harbors:
- a CDS encoding DUF3015 family protein, whose amino-acid sequence is MTPLFKGTIAFLLSASFWPATIAYSATTNPDTGPGCGLGRQLWEDWKGKKQIAPQLFMASTNVTGSYTFAITSGTSGCSNDGTIWDSQKAGLFIDINYANVMDDMARGGGEHLASLAALLGVTQEEESIFFSLVQREAFFAAHGEPALLLERLVAVRHDLSQRRMLAASATRE
- a CDS encoding metallophosphoesterase family protein, with the protein product MDVHVGIIADTHGLFDPALRRHFQGVDRIIHAGDIGDIAVIDELQRIAPVVAVSGNVDRGQAGKFPAETVIDLAGYRIAVRHVIYEGGKIRRDARRFLDRVEPDICIFGHTHKPCIEWIGRLLLFNPGSAGPRRFSLPRSLGLLTIRNDGREVVHVPLAGRAERPPSAEGRGAGGLRSNHVVQSHGRSIRARG
- a CDS encoding M48 family metallopeptidase, coding for MNPNALCFGSDYPATGLPCRVEVISIGIAVRFEDRSTDAQDDADTVPFDRLSLSAGGLNHDQLIIRYGSEADARVLYLNDPAVIHALRAAAPTAVTENLEATATAVRRKRHRRRISWFAASVLAVSLGTAVWFGSDLAVNLAVARIPVEWEQKLGEAAYQDFLGRQTVVKEGPAVDAVREMTRRLTDQISDDPYRFEVTVVRSDVVNAFALPGGYVVVFTGLLQKAESGEEVAGVLSHEFNHVLQRHGLERVVKQIGLTAVLSILLGDQQGLIGLTRQISGELLTLKFGRAQETEADVTGLRLLRKAKIDSNGLVRFFERMAEQQGDPIEMLSTHPMSAARVERLKAEMATLPKQTVEPFTFDWKQVQGSLSVSR
- a CDS encoding TIGR00266 family protein, with amino-acid sequence MKSEILYPGAFPMVRVELSAGETIKAESGAMVASSPTIDVESKMEGGFLGALSRKFLTGEKFFFQTLRATRGAGEVLLAPTVPGDIVVIELDGLNEYIVQKDGFLAGAETVKIDSQMQSLSRGLLGGEGFFILKLSGKGTLVLNSFGAIHRIELKPDQEYIVDNSHLVAWSATTSYHVERAAAGWVASFTSGEGFVCRFQGPGVVYIQSRNPGGFGHWLRQFIPVSE
- a CDS encoding amidohydrolase family protein; translated protein: MPPQRTGTSGPVIKGSLSETPIPTRNVSNGEFLPVPQTLHQRHVEYRAQRLADRAAQRLGVSRREFLRGTGGLAAVLLAMNGVFGRFFGIGPVELFEPSAFAEQRGDPYFIFDVQNHYVSSEYDPSDAESQRKGAVSKQALIALRRRVRETGVNPALTGDRGTIDDLSWRNFVKEVFLDSETSIGLISTPPGPYPQAAVVPPREMAHIRDEINRLAGSRRMLAHGLATPQLGSADLDFMAMQAETLGVEAWKCYTGACPKGFERGWWMDDEAVAYPMLEQARKLNVKRVCVHKGLPLGPVPDYNHPKDLIKAAKDFPDITFLVYHSGFKTVAGIDDVFARSGEIPWTTEFCSMKKHEPGLTNIYMELGSTFAQLVTAHPGTCAHLIGQIVEAFGVDHVLWGTDSIWSGSPQWQIEAFRRFQMPDEFIERYRYQPLTRDVKAKIFGLNAARVFDVDVTATRLDVPRDYLGRMRMSYLEEGPLPSHRLYGWVAG
- a CDS encoding tetratricopeptide repeat protein produces the protein MRTDKRTSHKTDKKPAAKGIKGVVGYSKKSALLEEAITHMNAGKYGRSSASLKELLALDPQNMEARRLFATLHLRLGSLVTAREAFESLANEAIGRQDYWLAESLLREYLAAGPRCIPFLELLAHVYEEKGDAMAAVAELGKAVEILLEDPDPDHPQKPSQLYGRIRELAPASLVAFQFASSFDIQTGEFRRQPREVEPPRGGEEISRVETATFSDRTDSSVEVMPWEHLEEPVAPASSAAGSPFDPPVLDDHPAASIPEPRVADVGEHIAESELSPPAPVAVPIQTPDIASGWSVTPMDDLAADEAVVDESLTTSDRLPEASSLPMAPLDESDHGFAQASLSAPESVYDLTDSAASIDASMPEPETLLSRMPWEHVADAGLQIVEPEPPPVADELVVTESSFDEPVLPESEPALPPAVPIESSSVLLPPSDEYRDPIEQRDLAAAETTVQPAESKTESSPTPTPSSPLSFSWNAIFDSAWKIAAGTTAPSTPDMAKESELTSPSMPDSLPLLQQRESSESSEEPPASHAGGHAVELSVPEPPPEFSIEPAPHPLPPSSDALWPSTDPEPLETPSTSFPSSPERDESRPVEELRTLSSMDTDSLASSAAIGDPIVEAQDMSRVPLDPAQSDAAPSMTPPEFRLASGNETSPDASDPAPVPDALLNSTAPDAPITDVTSESMMPSSDMDPRWSTGEVAVQHHRPTIEKKKWEAPPAVVTEPPRAAAEAESLIEPVSELSRGWEAPGSDEAVAAVLPAPVVEEVVPPPQDMRPEWAQASDAIVLEPSVDQTPVTPLLRSESVPSVEEPGRSPVAAAVDALFGSTGQSQPIHTMERTTPPRSGPRWSARLSRLRFTVVSLIGSSFSTTRAFAVLCLSLGIFGVVVLALGVGLLAVSWIAMEEAPTPRYQALTAGPQRTITDPKNNGFLLLLGFDTPSDGDPLKAGYERKPGEQDVFQSQVCASEQDVTPSASGGSSPSSVVGGWFKSANPVAQAKAGSDVFRSLLAKEATALSRYQQFMGMPFDDWGFGQILSPNCAHILLTHRLYLMEGFNQDVGSGVTRLEKDMESWRTVLGQSKTLMMKMLAVGAVQDDVRLASSVLTRPEADATVINRLSKIVRPLDQLELSVRWPMQSQFVWATGRVPADLEQYAQEDHPLYLSMAAAMPLPVQRRANAYADYYEAANKAVAEGRYVNLPKRSQFVRTSATSIVDYWANPLEHIVGIDPLPSWEPYVGRMVETDAQLRLASLQVWVRRGPQEGDVMTRLAKAGQAYYDPFTGFPMLVNQERRLLYSVGRDGRDQGGDPAQDVVVAISSLQPAGESKRASR
- a CDS encoding secretin N-terminal domain-containing protein encodes the protein MRFRVFSWFTVLRGAIALAPLFTCDTFLPPTASAETAPSSSGRVSLDFNEVELPVFVRFISELTGKNFVLDDNVKKAGGKITVFSPTKVNQEQAYNLFVSALEVSRLAVVPKGSVYQIVPMGELPPERGVFVYRLKHANATDLAAVLTNLVARSQTVAQIAPGTRPPIRPLTEFEAPVQVFADKATNAIIISSTKAAYSKLQSVIRDLDSRRKQVFVEAVILEVQVDRLKQIGTDPVQLIGVGKSGNVQGIVGVNTAPENLSSIAQTILGLGADASTGGAVSVLNSINVRAFLQVLMNLTDTNILSTPQVLAADNQKAKIVVGENRPFPTGQAQGITGGTLVTIERKDVGVTLELTPQVLEDDMIRLEIKQEITAIAENVAQTIGSGTSSVPVGPTTTKRSMETTTVAKDQQTLVVGGLVRDNIVISERKIPMLGDIPYLGWLFKFQSRATEKLNLLVFLTPTLVRDEVDMVDLNARKATELSTFQRENRIEEPTRLKQEVLEKLERQGIPTRPLPPSSGNSHTGDAPPVRPE